The following are encoded together in the Mesoterricola sediminis genome:
- a CDS encoding HlyD family secretion protein: MLSKKWISLAAILAVAAAGTAWGVARWRHGQVFIGTDNAYVKGHVTSVASRIPGPLLTVEVTDNQFVRAGQVLATVDPRDFDANAARAEASLQEASSSVTLDQARVAQAQAQVEAALSQKKLAETELARFKALYERQSIAKQKFDHVQTQAEVAGAQVDAARKQVAAAQGLLSVSRGKVAGAQAALAAAKLQRSYCTIVAPCDGYVSRKMGEAGMVVAPGQPICAIVPLGQEEVWIEANFKETQLRRVRPGQPVKLVADLDEKAVFGGRVESISAGTGAAFSLLPAENATGNWVKVVQRVPVRIKLDPGADPAHRLRLGLTVSAEIDTRD, translated from the coding sequence ATGCTTTCGAAGAAGTGGATCTCACTCGCCGCCATCCTCGCCGTCGCCGCCGCCGGGACCGCCTGGGGCGTGGCCCGGTGGCGCCACGGCCAGGTCTTCATCGGGACCGACAACGCCTACGTCAAGGGGCACGTCACCTCCGTGGCCTCCCGCATCCCGGGGCCCCTGCTCACGGTGGAGGTGACCGACAACCAGTTCGTGCGGGCCGGCCAGGTCCTGGCCACCGTCGATCCCCGCGATTTCGACGCCAACGCCGCCCGGGCCGAGGCCTCCCTGCAGGAGGCGAGCTCCTCCGTGACCCTCGACCAGGCCCGCGTGGCCCAGGCCCAGGCCCAGGTCGAGGCCGCGCTCAGCCAGAAGAAGCTGGCGGAGACCGAACTCGCCCGGTTCAAGGCCCTCTACGAGCGCCAGTCCATCGCCAAGCAGAAGTTCGACCACGTCCAGACCCAGGCGGAGGTCGCCGGCGCGCAGGTGGACGCCGCCCGCAAGCAGGTCGCCGCCGCCCAGGGCCTCCTGAGCGTCAGCCGCGGCAAGGTCGCCGGCGCCCAGGCCGCGCTGGCCGCCGCCAAGCTCCAGCGCTCCTACTGCACCATCGTCGCCCCCTGCGACGGCTACGTGAGCCGCAAGATGGGCGAGGCCGGCATGGTCGTCGCCCCCGGCCAGCCCATCTGCGCCATCGTCCCCCTGGGCCAGGAGGAGGTCTGGATCGAGGCCAACTTCAAGGAGACCCAGCTCCGCCGCGTCCGCCCCGGCCAGCCCGTGAAGCTCGTGGCCGACCTGGACGAGAAGGCGGTCTTCGGGGGCCGGGTGGAGAGCATCTCCGCCGGCACCGGCGCCGCGTTCTCCCTGCTCCCCGCCGAGAACGCCACCGGCAACTGGGTGAAGGTCGTCCAGCGCGTGCCCGTGCGCATCAAGCTCGACCCGGGCGCGGATCCCGCGCACAGGCTGCGCCTGGGCCTCACCGTCAGCGCCGAGATCGACACCCGCGACTGA
- a CDS encoding DHA2 family efflux MFS transporter permease subunit: MNGTLSLAAKHGPSYKWLVGITCMLGTFMEVLDTSVANVALPHIQGNFAAGTDEITWVITSYLVANAIVLPITGWLANQFGRKRFYLVCLAVFTLASLASGLAPTLWFLILMRVIQGLAGGAMVPMSQAITLDAFPEEEKGYGAALYGMGAICGPIAGPLLGGWLTDNWSWPWIFYINIPAGLIAFYMAYTLIEDPPYLEKPEGRVDWQSLVFIAVGLGCLEVFLNRGDRYDWFESTFIQVFAGTAFLGLALFIWRSFTAENPLVDLRVFKLREFSSGMILIFLASFGMYGAFVCLPLFVQTLLNYTPTWAGIILAPAGVASIVAMGLAGASAGRVDVRILVGTGFAALIISMWMLTHLSLGVGISWMIIAWIFQGFGLGLVLVPLATETIIRVPPKLIGVSSGMFNLLRNEGGSVGIAICTTILTQRAQFHHARLAEWITPYNPVAQHGLVAMTAGLYPRAGMDPLTTGKLSVGLVGGEVTRQAFVMSFNDVFAFIVLVFVVAVPFVLFCKSPGKRQAGAVMVH, translated from the coding sequence ATGAACGGCACCCTCTCCCTCGCCGCCAAGCACGGCCCGAGCTACAAGTGGCTGGTGGGCATCACGTGCATGCTCGGCACCTTCATGGAGGTGCTCGACACCTCCGTGGCCAACGTCGCGCTCCCCCACATCCAGGGGAACTTCGCGGCGGGCACCGACGAGATCACGTGGGTCATCACGAGCTACCTCGTGGCCAACGCCATCGTCCTGCCCATCACGGGGTGGCTGGCCAACCAGTTCGGCCGGAAGCGCTTCTACCTCGTCTGCCTGGCGGTCTTCACCCTGGCCTCCCTGGCCTCGGGCCTGGCCCCCACCCTCTGGTTCCTCATCCTCATGCGGGTGATCCAGGGCCTCGCGGGCGGCGCCATGGTCCCCATGTCCCAGGCCATCACCCTGGACGCCTTCCCCGAGGAGGAGAAGGGCTACGGCGCCGCCCTCTACGGCATGGGCGCCATCTGCGGCCCCATCGCCGGGCCCCTCCTGGGCGGCTGGCTCACCGACAACTGGTCCTGGCCGTGGATCTTCTACATCAACATCCCGGCCGGCCTCATCGCCTTCTACATGGCCTACACCCTCATCGAGGACCCGCCCTACCTGGAGAAGCCCGAAGGCAGGGTGGACTGGCAGAGCCTGGTCTTCATCGCCGTGGGCCTGGGCTGCCTCGAAGTCTTCCTCAACCGGGGCGACCGCTACGACTGGTTCGAGAGCACCTTCATCCAGGTCTTCGCGGGCACGGCCTTCCTGGGCCTCGCCCTCTTCATCTGGCGCTCCTTCACGGCCGAGAACCCCCTGGTGGACCTGCGGGTGTTCAAGCTCCGGGAATTCTCCAGCGGCATGATCCTGATCTTCCTGGCCAGCTTCGGGATGTACGGGGCCTTCGTGTGCCTGCCCCTGTTCGTGCAGACCCTCCTGAACTACACCCCGACCTGGGCCGGCATCATCCTCGCGCCGGCCGGCGTCGCCTCCATCGTGGCCATGGGCCTCGCGGGGGCCAGCGCGGGCCGGGTGGACGTGCGCATCCTCGTCGGCACGGGCTTCGCGGCCCTCATCATCAGCATGTGGATGCTCACCCACCTGAGCCTGGGCGTGGGCATCTCCTGGATGATCATCGCCTGGATCTTCCAGGGCTTCGGCCTGGGCCTCGTCCTCGTCCCCCTCGCCACCGAGACCATCATCCGGGTGCCGCCCAAGCTCATCGGCGTCTCCTCGGGCATGTTCAACCTCCTGCGCAACGAGGGCGGCAGCGTGGGCATCGCCATCTGCACCACGATCCTCACCCAGCGGGCCCAGTTCCACCACGCCCGCCTCGCGGAGTGGATCACCCCCTACAATCCCGTGGCCCAGCACGGCCTCGTGGCCATGACCGCGGGCCTCTATCCCCGGGCGGGCATGGACCCGCTGACCACCGGCAAGCTCTCCGTGGGGCTCGTCGGGGGCGAGGTGACGCGCCAGGCCTTCGTGATGAGCTTCAACGACGTCTTCGCCTTCATCGTGCTGGTCTTCGTGGTGGCCGTGCCCTTCGTGCTGTTCTGCAAGAGCCCCGGCAAGCGCCAGGCCGGCGCCGTGATGGTGCACTAA